One stretch of Vulpes lagopus strain Blue_001 chromosome X, ASM1834538v1, whole genome shotgun sequence DNA includes these proteins:
- the LOC121483202 gene encoding methylsterol monooxygenase 1-like, whose translation MATNESISIFSSASLAVEYVDSLLPENPLQEPFKNAWNYMLNNYTKFQIATWGSLIVHEVLYFLFCLPGFLFQFIPFMKKYKIQKDKPETWENQWKCFKVLLFNLFCVQLPLICGTYYFTEYFNIPYDWERMPRWYMLLARCLGCAVIEDTWHYFLHRLLHHKRIYKYIHKVHHEFQAPFGMEAEYAHPLETLILGTGFFIGIMLLCDHVILLWAWVTIRLIETIDVHSGYDIPLNPLNLIPFYAGSRHHDFHHMNFIGNYASTFTWWDRIFGTDSQFTAYKEKMKKIEKKMQ comes from the coding sequence ATGGCAACAAATGAAAGTATCAGCATCTTTAGTTCAGCATCTTTGGCTGTGGAGTATGTAGATTCACTTTTACCTGAGAACCCTCTAcaagaaccatttaaaaatgcttggAACTATATGTTGAATAATTATACAAAGTTCCAGATTGCAACATGGGGATCCTTGATAGTTCACgaagttctttatttcttgttctgtttacctggatttttgtttcaatttatacctttcatgaaaaagtacaaaattcaaaaggataAACCAGAAACCTGGGAAAAccaatggaaatgttttaaagtacTTCTCTTTAATCTCTTTTGTGTCCAGCTTCCTTTGATCTGTGGAACTTATTATTTTACAGAGTATTTTAATATACCTTATGATTGGGAAAGAATGCCAAGATGGTATATGCTTTTGGCAAGATGCCTTGGCTGTGCGGTGATTGAGGACACCTGGCACTATTTCCTGCATAGGCTCTTGcatcacaaaagaatatataaatatattcataaagttCATCATGAGTTTCAGGCTCCATTTGGAATGGAAGCTGAATATGCACATCCTTTGGAAACTCTGATTCTTGGAACTGGATTTTTCATTGGAATCATGCTTTTATGTGATCATGTCATTCTCCTTTGGGCATGGGTGACCATTCGTTTGATAGAAACTATTGATGTCCATAGTGGCTATGACATTCCCCTGAACCCTTTAAATCTGATCCCTTTCTATGCTGGTTCTCGGCATCATGATTTCCACCACATGAACTTCATCGGAAACTATGCTTCCACATTTACATGGTGGGATAGAATTTTCGGAACAGACTCTCAATTTACTGCCtataaagaaaagatgaagaagattGAGAAAAAGATGCAATAA